A window of Halichoerus grypus chromosome 15, mHalGry1.hap1.1, whole genome shotgun sequence genomic DNA:
CCCCTGGGATCCTCTCCAGGGCTCAGCCCAGAAAGCCCCTGCCCAGatccctgactcagggctcctgACTCCAGTGACGCTGGGGAGTCTGTGCCAGATGTGGGTTTTGGCTTCCTGGCAGGGGGGACAGGGAGCAATGATTTCCTGGCTGCCTGAGTCCTGAGGTTCCTGAGCTGGTCACCAGGCTCGGCACCAAGAGCCAcatctggggaggggcagagcctggTCCTTCACCTGGTACTTGGGGTGGAAAGCAGAGATAGGCAAGGTCCCTGGGCCACTGTCTGACTGCCCTGGGGGATAGGAGACCCCAGAGAAAGGTCAGCACCcccagggaggaacagaggagagaAGATGCTCCTGGCAGCAAGTCCCGCACTAGGATCGGGCCCAGGGAGCCGTCTCTCATGGAGGCAAGTGACAGTTTATCTGGGCAGCTCCTCTATACCAAGCCTTAGGTCAAGTAATTGTGAAAGATTTAAGGTTAATTACAGACAACACAGCAAGCCTGAGACCATTTACTTGATTTTATTGAgggaaaacagaggcacaggGCGATGCAGACATTGAAGCAGAGTCACACAGGCAGATCACAATCCTACAAGGTCTGTCTGCaggtaccggcctgtctctccacccaGGGGGCCTTATCAGGCATCTCTGGACCCTGAGACCAGCTGTGGGATCAGACCTTTCTTCTTAGGGATCCACAGCTCAAGGTAGATGTTCTGTCTGGGAAGTGAGAGCAAATGCAGAATTAATGTTTTTACTCAAGAACTAAATTATCAACGACCAGAGTCAGTTGGGGAATGCCCAGGCCTCCCCTCAGGTGGCCAATCCACAGCTCCTGCGTCAGACTTGGAATCGCTTATTGTTTCCTGATGTGCTGATGGCATCCCATTGGAGTGTAAGGGAAAGgactctgccctctcctcccgaCTGCATACCCCTAACCGGCACAGGGCCCAACAACTCAATTGCTCTTTcatgaaggagggaaggaatgaatgaatgaatgattcccaATCTCTTCAGAGTCTGGTCCCTGGATGCAGAATTCTAGGAGGTTCTAGCCACACCTGTTCCCTGTCCCTCCAGGGGCTGAGACCCATGTTCTGTCCCTCTGACCACCAGCCCCTCGGGCCACTGCCAGAGAGTCTCATGAGGACTGTGGTGTTGCTCAGCCATGGGAGGATCCTGCCCCTGGGTCAACTGTGGGCTCTTAGTGCCCAGAGTCTTTGAAGTCACTTGTAACCCTCACTGCTCACACCTTGGACATTTCTGGCTCTCTTCTCCGTGCATgtccctcatcttcctcctcctcctcctttccagcTGGGACTACCCCTGCTCTGCACAGCCTCCTTTACCCTTAAGCCTTGCCTGGATTCTTCGGCTAACACCTGTGGCCCGGCCCACCCTCCCAGGCAACAGTAAAGGACACAGAAATCCGAGCAGCATCCTCTGCCAGGCTCCATCAGGAGCCAGTTTCCCCAGGTCACCAGGAGAGCAAGCTTTCACGGTGCCCTCATCCAGGGCCCTTTCCCTCCGTGACGCCATCAAGTGGAACACACCACATGACAAGGACATGTGACCCCTTGATCTACTCTCTACATGACTCCAGCAGGGAGTCAAAGGCAGAAGGGGCAGGTCTGCGGTCCCCAAAAGCTCATGGGCTCATCTCATGCCTTTTACTCCTGACTCACGTCCTCGTCCTGGTGAGGCTGTCATTCTTCCCAGTGGTTCCCCAGACCCTCCCACGGTGGGGCTGGCCAGACCCTGCGCCTTCTGACTGGTTCACTGCCtattgcacacacatacatgggtGCTCTTGAGGACGCCTTTACCATAGGGTGGAACCCTCTCACATGGTGAGATCCACCAGTTCCTGTCCTTTCACTGAGATGCTGCCCAATTTGGGTAAATTGGATCAAACCTGTGTTTCCTGAGGTCAAAAGAAAGCCACATACAAGCATTGGGTTTCTTTCCATTCTGACTGTAGAAATTGGTGGCAGGGACTTTCTTTCCTAAATTTACTAACATAACGCATATCATTTCTACTAATTTGGTATCATTCCTCCCTTTATATAACAGAGGCACCTCAGACTTTCCCGATCAATTCTGTTTCTTAACAGGATTCACTTGTCTTTCTCTACCCAGGGAGTCACTGATTTCAAACCCACTATAACATCTTCCTTCATTCATCATGTGATCCTGGTTGGACTGCAGAACTTGGTCTACAACATATAGTGCTCCCTAGGGAGATATTCCTCCAGAAACCGGTTTTAGATTTTTTGGGTATTAATACTGAGTTTCACATGGAAACCAtttaatttctcaaatttctatCTCATAATTGTGTTTACAAATGGTCCATGAAGGCCAGacaccctcccaccacccctccacctcccaccagtcaCCCCTTCTGCATTTGAAAACACCCACTTGTATTTCAGGAAAGACCAGCATGGTTCTCATTGGCCTCTGCAGTGGGAAAAGAGACTTTAAAGACTGAGGGCAGAGCACATAGTTCTCTGCCAaagccagccaggccctgcctgTCCCCCTCACTCTTTTCTGGATCATTTCTAGTCTTGACTCTGCTCCCCCACTGTCTCGGGTCAGTCACCATGGAACACCTGGGCGGAACTGTCCTACTTCGTGGCCCTGCAGCCTGAGTGCTGGACTGACCTCCAGGCTTGCCCCTGGTGTCCCCTGGTATTACTTCTGCTCAAATACCCCCTTCCAGGCCATGCTGTCCAGTGTTCTCCAGGCTTATGAGCTCTGGGAAGGCCCATCATTGCCCATCTCCAGGACAACCCTGGAAACAAGGCCTCAAGGAGAACACCTGTAGGTTGAATGGTGTTAGGTCTGTGCAGTAGAAAGGACCTCAGCACCTGCACTTTCCAGGTGTGGCCTCTGAGGTTGGTCAGACAGTCAGTTGGTCAGGGAAGAACCAGGAGAGGCCCAGGGTGCTCTCTGACTCTGTCCTGTGTCTTCCACAACCAAACCCTGATGCTTCTTTGACCTGAGAAGTCTGTGCTTGCTCTCAGACAGAGAGCAGGTGGCCTGTGTTCTCCGAGCACTCAGATCCTCTTGCATTTGTCTTGAGCTACACAGACCTGCCTTATTCTTTGAAGGCCTCAGGTTGGCTGAGAGGTGAGAGATGCCAACTCTGATTCGAGATGCCTATGGAGGAATCACAGGTACCGCTCAGGGCAatgttctttctgttgtctgcACAGCGGAGTTACCCAAACCCAACATCGCAAGCAACAACTCCGACCCCGTGGAGAATGTGGATTCTGTTGTAATAACGTGTGAACCTCAGACTCAGAGCACAAGCTACCTGTGGTCAGTAAACAATGAGAGCCTCCCGGCCAGCACCAGGCTGCAGCTGTCCCTGGACAACAGGACTCTCACTATACACGGTGTCACAAGGAATGACACAGGACCCTATGAGTGTGCAACTCGGAACCCAGTGAGTGCCGGTCGTAGTGACCCATTCACCCTGAATGTTCTCTGTGAGTAACTTCCTTTCCTACCTGGCCTGGGCTGCCAGCCCAAATCCACATGCCGGGGGCCAGGCCACATCCATCCTTCTGGTGTCCGAGTCCATGACTCTCAGCTGGACCCCCAGGCTGGCCATGGCTTCTTGTCCCAGGCAAACCTGGGCAGGCCCAGCCTAAGCCAAGACTGGGAGGGGACAGGCTGCTTCTCCCTGAGAGGGGAAACAGGTGAATGTCTCAGACCCAGGCTCAGTGAACACAGGGGGCCTCTActggaactttttaaaatgaggttggGACCCAGCTCAGAGGGACACTGTGGCCCTAATACAGACCAGGAGCTTGGTTTCCCTCGGATTGCATCACCTGTGCCTTTATTCTGTTTGCTCCAGATGGCCCGGACGCCCCCACTATTTCCCCACCAGACTCCTATTACCACCCAGGGGCCAACCTCAGTCTCTCCTGCCACGCAGCCTCTAACCCGCCCGCACAGTATTCTTGGTTTATCAGTGGGAGGCCCCAGCCATTCACACAGGAGCTCTTTATCCCCAACATGACTGCAAATGATGGTGGATCGTATACCTGCCTCGCCTATAACTCTGGCACTCGCCTCAGTAAGACCACAGTCAAGACTATCACAGTCTCTGGTAAGTGGATCCCTGGAGCATCTGCAGCGACGGCTGTGGTGAAGGTCTGTCTGGCTTTCAGCAAAAAGCCTAGAAGTAGTCATTTCCCATTTGCTCCCAAATCTGTCCCTGAACTCTCCCATTACATGTCTGCAGAGGCTTCCTCCCTGATTTCTCATGGCAGACCTTGGATCCAGTCTggaatgtggggaggggggttCTCAGCTCCAGAAAGCCCCATGCTTTGCAAATAGGGAAGAATAAAGGGTCCTCAGGTTCaagttgctttttgttgttgaattgcaGAAGTGcgttatatattctggatattaatctcttaccGGATAggatttgcaaatgtttccttccaatccatgggttgccctcacttttttttttttttagtgaactttagttgacacacaacgtgacattagtttcaggtgtacaacatagtgattggacaactctatatgttatgctctACTCAACACAATGGAGGTCCCATCTGACCCCATGCAGCcccattaaaataccattgactgtatttcctGTGCTGTCCATTTCATCCCTATGTCCTGTTCATTCCAGACCTAGTGCTACCACTCTCCGGattgtgtcttttgatgcacagaagttttctATTTTGATGCAATccaattcatctattttttcttttgttgtctctgCTTTGGGTGTCATATCTAATAAATCATTGGGAAATCCAGTTTCAATAAGTGTTTGCATTACGTTTTCTTCTAAGGCTTTTATAGTTTTGActcttatgtttatttatttatttattttatttatttatttatttttaaagattttatttatttatttgagagagagaatgagagagagagagcatgagaggggggagggtcagagggagaagcagactccctgccgagcagggagcccgatgcgggactcgatcccgggactccaggatcatgacctgagctgaaggcagtcgcttaaccaactgagccacccaggcgcccttgactcTTATGTTTAGATGTTTGGTCTATTTTGCATTAACATTTGTACACGATGTACAAAGGTGTACATGGTGGAAGGTCAGGTCCAACTTCATTCGTTTGCATGGACAtccagtgttcccaacaccatttgttgaatagacttttttctccattgaatggtcATGACAACCTTCTTGAAAATCATTCAACCACATATGCCAGTGTTTGTTTCCGGGGTGCCTATCCTATTTCATTGGtctctatgtctgtctttatacCAGATCCCCATTATTATTGGTTAATGTAGCTTTGCAGTCAGGAAGTaggagtcctccaactttgttctttttcaaaattagtaTTTGAGGCCCCTGAGATTCCAGGGAGGCA
This region includes:
- the LOC118542827 gene encoding cell adhesion molecule CEACAM6-like isoform X16, with the translated sequence MEPPSAPPRGGRVPWQEVLLAVSLLTFWNPPTTAQVTVESVPPNAAEGKDVLLLIHNPPGDPIGYGWFRGETVEPSRQIVSYVLDTNLTTPGPAHSGRETIYPNGSLLFQNITLNDTGNYTIQISKRNLQLDQGRGQLRVFPELPKPNIASNNSDPVENVDSVVITCEPQTQSTSYLWSVNNESLPASTRLQLSLDNRTLTIHGVTRNDTGPYECATRNPVSAGRSDPFTLNVLYGPDAPTISPPDSYYHPGANLSLSCHAASNPPAQYSWFISGRPQPFTQELFIPNMTANDGGSYTCLAYNSGTRLSKTTVKTITVSASGPTLSPCQQHHSHRK